Part of the Actinomycetota bacterium genome, CGCGAGCGTCTCCGACAACCCCGAGAGCGTCAGCACCCTCCTCGAGCACGACAGCGCCTGGCTCCTGATCGCGGGCGACGGCGACGGCGTCGACGGCACACTCGTCGCCGCATGGGACGGCTGGCGCGGCAACTTCTACCGGCTCGCGGTCCGCCCGTCGCAGCGAAGACGCGGCATCGCGACGGCGCTCGTCCGCGAGGGCGAGCGGCGGATCCGGGA contains:
- a CDS encoding GNAT family N-acetyltransferase, with translation MASRDPPKIRDATRGDVDTVLAFWREASDHASVSDNPESVSTLLEHDSAWLLIAGDGDGVDGTLVAAWDGWRGNFYRLAVRPSQRRRGIATALVREGERRIRERGSRRISSMVEGDDEVATAFWRSAGYRLDPRLDRYIKEQ